The following proteins come from a genomic window of Streptomyces liliiviolaceus:
- a CDS encoding TetR/AcrR family transcriptional regulator — protein sequence MPKVSQEHMDARRRQIVDAARDRFASHGFARTSMADIVAGSGLSNGAIYRYFTSKDEIVVAVCEQGAEALPKALTEEAVAGFLEHVRVRARETGHARLVAQIYAEAAVSPQLAAVVRQQLAAMREAVAELVPDRRKQHAERIAEGFAAVCLSYSQQLAIRGDLDPAPFTAALMAIVDG from the coding sequence ATGCCGAAGGTCAGCCAGGAACACATGGACGCCCGCCGTCGACAGATCGTGGACGCCGCCCGGGACCGGTTCGCCAGTCACGGCTTCGCCCGCACGTCCATGGCCGACATCGTCGCCGGGTCCGGGCTCTCCAACGGGGCCATCTACCGCTACTTCACCAGCAAGGACGAGATCGTCGTCGCGGTGTGCGAACAGGGCGCCGAAGCCCTGCCGAAGGCACTCACCGAAGAGGCTGTCGCGGGCTTCCTCGAACACGTACGCGTCCGTGCGCGGGAGACAGGTCATGCCCGGCTGGTGGCCCAGATCTATGCCGAAGCGGCGGTGTCGCCGCAGCTGGCGGCCGTCGTGCGCCAGCAGCTGGCCGCCATGAGGGAAGCGGTGGCCGAGTTGGTGCCCGACCGGCGGAAACAGCATGCCGAGCGGATCGCGGAAGGGTTCGCGGCCGTCTGCCTCAGCTACAGCCAGCAACTCGCCATCCGCGGCGACCTGGACCCCGCGCCCTTCACCGCGGCCTTGATGGCCATCGTCGACGGATAG
- a CDS encoding SulP family inorganic anion transporter has translation MSTTAPTPAARLRGLKPEWLNDPKVWRTEVLGGLVVALALIPEAISFSIIAGVDPAIGLFASFTMAVTISIVGGRRAMISAATGAVALVIAPLNREHGLGFLVAAVILAGVVQVALGALGVAKLMRFVPRSVMVGFVNALAILIFMAQVPEMHGVPWPVYPLLAGGLALMVFFPKITTVVPAPLVSIVVLTAISVAAGIAVPTVGDKGDLPSSLPVPGLPDVPFTLDTLMTIAPYALAMALVGLMESLMTAKLVDEITDTHSSKTRESIGQGIANIVTGFFGGMGGCAMIGQTMINVKVSGARTRLSTFLAGVFLMVLCIVFGPVVSDIPMAALVAVMVMVSFATFDWHSVAPRTLKRMPAGESAVMAVTVVCVVATDNLAIGVVVGSITAMVIFAKRVAHLARVTAVTGPDGSSVVYSVTGELFFASSNDLVGQFDYTGDPDKVVIDLTAAHIWDASSVAALDAIGTKYEQRGKTVEIIGLNAPSADLHGKLTGGFATR, from the coding sequence TTGTCCACCACCGCACCAACCCCTGCCGCACGCCTGCGCGGCCTCAAGCCCGAGTGGCTGAACGACCCGAAGGTCTGGCGCACCGAAGTACTGGGCGGTCTGGTCGTCGCGCTCGCGCTGATCCCCGAGGCGATCTCGTTCTCGATCATCGCCGGGGTCGACCCGGCGATCGGTCTGTTCGCCTCCTTCACCATGGCCGTGACGATCTCGATCGTCGGCGGCCGCCGCGCGATGATCTCCGCCGCCACCGGTGCCGTCGCCCTGGTCATCGCCCCGCTCAACCGCGAGCACGGGCTGGGCTTCCTGGTCGCCGCCGTCATCCTGGCCGGAGTCGTCCAGGTCGCTCTCGGCGCGCTCGGGGTGGCGAAGCTGATGCGCTTCGTGCCCCGGTCCGTGATGGTCGGCTTCGTCAACGCCCTCGCCATCCTGATCTTCATGGCCCAGGTCCCCGAGATGCACGGCGTGCCCTGGCCCGTCTATCCGCTGCTCGCCGGCGGGCTGGCGCTGATGGTGTTCTTCCCGAAGATCACCACCGTGGTCCCGGCCCCGCTGGTGTCCATCGTCGTCCTGACGGCCATCTCCGTCGCGGCCGGGATCGCGGTGCCGACCGTGGGCGACAAGGGCGACCTGCCGTCCTCCCTGCCGGTACCGGGGCTGCCGGATGTGCCTTTCACCCTCGACACCCTGATGACGATCGCCCCCTACGCCCTCGCGATGGCACTGGTGGGTCTGATGGAGTCGCTGATGACGGCCAAGCTGGTCGACGAGATCACCGACACGCACTCCTCCAAGACCCGTGAGTCGATCGGGCAGGGCATCGCCAACATCGTGACCGGCTTCTTCGGCGGCATGGGCGGCTGCGCGATGATCGGTCAGACGATGATCAACGTGAAGGTGTCCGGCGCCCGTACGCGCCTGTCGACGTTCCTCGCGGGCGTGTTCCTGATGGTGCTGTGCATCGTCTTCGGGCCGGTCGTCTCCGACATCCCCATGGCCGCTCTGGTCGCCGTCATGGTCATGGTGTCGTTCGCGACCTTCGACTGGCACTCCGTCGCGCCCAGGACCCTCAAGCGCATGCCGGCCGGTGAGAGCGCCGTCATGGCTGTCACCGTGGTCTGCGTGGTCGCCACCGACAACCTCGCCATCGGCGTCGTCGTCGGTTCGATCACCGCCATGGTCATCTTCGCCAAGCGGGTCGCGCATCTCGCCCGTGTCACCGCGGTCACCGGTCCCGACGGCAGCAGCGTGGTGTACTCGGTGACCGGCGAGTTGTTCTTCGCCTCCTCCAACGACCTCGTCGGGCAGTTCGACTACACCGGCGACCCCGACAAGGTGGTCATCGACCTGACGGCCGCCCACATCTGGGACGCCTCCTCCGTCGCCGCCCTGGACGCCATCGGGACCAAGTACGAGCAGCGCGGCAAGACGGTGGAGATCATCGGCCTGAACGCCCCCAGCGCCGACCTCCACGGCAAGCTGACCGGCGGGTTCGCAACTCGCTAG
- a CDS encoding alpha/beta hydrolase family protein codes for MMISEAAGGRSDGLVRDRVTAWLESAEGPGFGRVTRFGQWDVTPDGGCVAAVGTVLDGLDRPGRDVLCVIATADGDLRQYDLAADLVSAGAGTVAVASRDSVHWFDLSTRTPDAGPVLPGRIEQLRVSADGLRALVVLAADQPSRYDLAERVIAEPSQREPLVFTAEPERFRQCYVVDRRSGSVRNVTPADANVWEVCWAGPDAALAVCADRPGESGWYSPYLAHLDLESSTADVLYRPRIGRQLAEPAWTADRWAVVEATCSDRGVVAGEVVLGSPEGTPVHLDTQGVAVSSLRDTAQGQFAYAGLRGLMTVIGRVDAGKASASEVWSSAETFAGQTAQIRIDATGRFHGFLESYETLPRLVTVDGTRVRTVFDPAHGGTAFVRKRAGTMKEISWTSPDGQEIEGLLVVPDGPPPHPLVVNVHGGPVSAWRNRWGIASGERYPLAPILASEGYAVLHPNPRGSHGRGEEFARAVLGDMFGAPVGDLLSGVDHLVAEGVVDPERIAVTGTSYGAVMSLVLPAIDRRVAAAIAVSPVSDWVSQHYTSDIPRFDELFLQDSPSARDSKYFHQSPLFMMGQARTPTLVTAGLRDKCTPPQQAVEAHQALLRNGVDTELVLYPAQGHGVKGFPETTDYLGRLLVWLQRHLPTA; via the coding sequence ATGATGATCAGTGAAGCAGCAGGTGGCAGGTCGGACGGGCTGGTTCGTGACCGGGTCACGGCCTGGCTTGAGAGCGCCGAGGGACCGGGCTTCGGCCGGGTCACGCGCTTCGGGCAGTGGGACGTGACGCCCGACGGAGGCTGCGTGGCCGCGGTGGGCACCGTTCTCGACGGTCTCGACCGGCCGGGACGCGACGTCCTGTGCGTGATCGCGACAGCCGACGGCGACCTCCGGCAGTACGACCTGGCGGCCGACCTGGTCTCCGCCGGCGCCGGCACCGTGGCGGTCGCTTCGCGCGACAGCGTCCACTGGTTCGATCTCAGCACTCGTACGCCGGATGCGGGCCCTGTCCTGCCCGGACGCATCGAGCAACTGCGCGTCTCGGCCGACGGCCTGCGCGCACTCGTGGTCCTGGCCGCCGATCAGCCATCCCGCTACGACCTGGCGGAGCGGGTGATCGCGGAGCCGTCGCAACGCGAGCCGCTCGTCTTCACCGCCGAGCCGGAACGATTTCGCCAGTGCTACGTGGTGGACCGGCGCAGCGGCTCCGTACGGAACGTCACTCCTGCCGACGCGAACGTCTGGGAAGTGTGCTGGGCCGGTCCGGACGCCGCTCTGGCCGTCTGCGCGGACCGGCCCGGCGAATCCGGCTGGTACAGCCCCTACTTGGCGCACCTGGACCTGGAATCGTCGACGGCCGACGTCCTGTACAGGCCGCGGATCGGCCGTCAGCTCGCCGAACCGGCCTGGACGGCGGACCGTTGGGCGGTCGTCGAGGCGACCTGCAGCGACCGCGGAGTCGTGGCCGGCGAGGTCGTCCTGGGGAGCCCGGAAGGAACTCCGGTGCACCTCGACACCCAGGGGGTGGCCGTGTCGTCCCTGCGCGACACGGCACAGGGGCAGTTCGCCTACGCGGGACTCCGCGGGCTGATGACCGTGATCGGACGCGTGGACGCCGGGAAGGCCTCCGCCTCCGAGGTCTGGTCGTCCGCGGAGACCTTCGCCGGCCAGACGGCACAGATCCGTATCGACGCCACAGGGCGGTTCCACGGCTTCCTGGAGTCCTACGAAACCCTTCCGCGCCTCGTCACCGTCGACGGCACGCGGGTGCGTACCGTCTTCGACCCCGCGCACGGCGGGACGGCGTTCGTACGGAAGCGGGCCGGAACGATGAAGGAGATCTCCTGGACGTCCCCGGACGGTCAGGAGATCGAGGGCCTGCTGGTGGTTCCCGACGGGCCGCCGCCCCACCCCCTGGTGGTCAACGTCCACGGCGGCCCCGTATCCGCGTGGCGCAACCGCTGGGGCATCGCCTCGGGGGAGCGCTACCCACTGGCACCGATCCTGGCGTCGGAGGGGTATGCCGTCCTGCATCCCAATCCGCGCGGCAGCCACGGCCGCGGCGAGGAGTTCGCGCGTGCCGTGCTCGGTGACATGTTCGGCGCGCCGGTGGGGGACCTGCTGAGCGGCGTCGACCACCTCGTCGCCGAAGGCGTGGTGGACCCGGAGCGCATCGCCGTGACCGGCACCAGCTACGGCGCCGTGATGAGTCTGGTGCTGCCCGCGATCGACCGGCGTGTCGCAGCGGCGATCGCGGTGTCCCCGGTGAGCGACTGGGTCAGCCAGCACTACACGTCGGACATCCCGCGGTTCGACGAACTCTTCCTCCAGGACAGCCCGTCTGCGCGTGACAGCAAGTACTTCCACCAGAGCCCGCTGTTCATGATGGGGCAGGCCCGCACACCCACCCTGGTGACCGCGGGTCTGCGCGACAAGTGCACACCCCCGCAGCAGGCCGTCGAGGCCCATCAGGCCCTGCTGCGCAACGGCGTCGACACCGAGCTGGTCCTCTACCCCGCCCAGGGGCACGGAGTGAAGGGCTTCCCCGAGACCACGGACTATCTGGGACGGCTCCTCGTGTGGCTCCAGCGCCACCTGCCGACGGCGTGA
- a CDS encoding aldo/keto reductase has protein sequence MRYRTFGRLTGLRVSEYALGTANFGMSDTGAGPEGSRQIFEAFVAAGGTTFDTSNLYQDGQAETVLGGLLGGRRDDFVVITKYSGTRQQRPSPGTTGNSRKTMVRALEASLRRLDTDYVDVFMPHFPDGTTPIEEILAGFDDLIRSGKILHGALSNFPAWRVAGAAVRADLHGLAPLVGIQTEYSLAERSAERELLPMAEAHGLGAFLYSPLAGGLLTGKYRQGGQGRLSARGDTVEGTAQRTAVVDAVLALADEYGASPVQVALAWLRRRAGQARTALIPIVGPRTLTQWEEYLRSLELELGDQHYRHLDQISAVRMGTPHEDTAAALKHGFDGDRTLLEPLAVPVA, from the coding sequence ATGCGTTACCGGACCTTCGGCCGGCTGACCGGACTGCGCGTGTCGGAGTACGCGCTCGGGACGGCGAACTTCGGGATGTCGGACACCGGCGCCGGTCCTGAGGGCTCGCGGCAGATCTTCGAGGCCTTCGTCGCCGCCGGCGGCACCACGTTCGACACGTCCAACCTCTACCAGGACGGGCAGGCCGAAACCGTGCTCGGCGGGCTGCTCGGCGGTCGGCGGGACGACTTCGTCGTCATCACCAAGTACAGCGGAACGCGGCAGCAGCGCCCCAGCCCCGGCACCACCGGCAACAGCCGCAAGACGATGGTCCGCGCCCTGGAGGCGAGCCTGCGACGACTCGACACCGACTACGTGGACGTCTTCATGCCGCACTTCCCCGACGGAACCACCCCGATCGAGGAGATCCTGGCCGGGTTCGACGACCTGATCCGCTCCGGCAAGATCCTCCACGGCGCCCTGTCGAACTTCCCCGCCTGGCGGGTCGCCGGCGCCGCGGTACGGGCGGATCTGCACGGCCTGGCCCCGCTGGTCGGCATCCAGACCGAGTACAGCCTGGCCGAACGCTCCGCCGAGCGGGAACTGCTGCCGATGGCGGAGGCACACGGCCTGGGCGCGTTCCTCTACTCGCCGCTGGCCGGCGGGCTGCTCACCGGCAAGTACCGACAGGGCGGACAGGGCCGGTTGAGCGCTCGCGGCGACACGGTCGAGGGCACCGCGCAGCGCACCGCCGTCGTGGACGCCGTCCTCGCGCTCGCCGACGAGTACGGCGCAAGTCCCGTCCAGGTCGCCCTGGCCTGGCTCCGCCGCCGCGCCGGACAGGCCCGCACCGCCCTGATCCCGATCGTCGGCCCCCGCACCCTGACGCAGTGGGAGGAGTACCTGCGCTCGCTCGAACTCGAACTCGGCGACCAGCACTACCGGCATCTGGACCAGATCAGCGCCGTCCGCATGGGAACCCCGCACGAGGACACCGCGGCCGCCCTGAAGCACGGCTTCGACGGCGATCGCACACTGCTCGAACCTCTGGCCGTTCCCGTCGCGTGA
- a CDS encoding MerR family transcriptional regulator, translating into MDDQHMQIGEVAARTELSLRTIRHYEETGLVIPSARSQGGFRLYTETDVTRLMVIRRMKPLGFTLDQMRDLLDATDRLDDDAGLTDDERDALIDRVRGYERDASEQVDRLRVQLARAEEFAATLATRLRQRPGTQP; encoded by the coding sequence GTGGACGACCAGCACATGCAGATCGGCGAAGTCGCCGCGCGGACCGAACTGTCCCTGCGCACCATCCGCCACTACGAGGAAACCGGCCTGGTCATCCCCTCCGCCCGCTCCCAGGGCGGATTCCGCCTCTACACCGAAACCGACGTCACGCGGCTCATGGTCATCCGCCGTATGAAACCTCTCGGCTTCACCCTCGACCAGATGCGCGACCTCCTGGACGCCACCGACCGTCTCGACGACGACGCCGGTCTCACCGACGATGAGCGCGACGCGCTCATCGACCGCGTCCGCGGCTACGAACGGGACGCCTCCGAGCAGGTCGACAGACTCCGCGTCCAGCTCGCCCGCGCCGAGGAGTTCGCCGCCACCCTGGCCACCCGCCTGCGGCAGAGGCCCGGCACACAGCCCTGA